DNA sequence from the Vicia villosa cultivar HV-30 ecotype Madison, WI linkage group LG3, Vvil1.0, whole genome shotgun sequence genome:
CCATACCCATCATAAGAGCCTCTACGAAATCCCACCAAGGACCTTTGACTACATTGAGTGTTCTCCAATGCACCCTTCACCCCTTCCCCGTATTCTTATCCCAATACACCTGGCAATGATAAGTTTACGAAGTTTTAGAGGCAGAATCATTTTTTGATGAATATGGGGATGTATGTATATAAGGGAAAAAATTTATCTAGTGAGGAGGTGTGGTTGAAGAAGGCCCTAACAAAATTCTAGGATGACCTTGGTGTTGAGAATAAAGTGAGTTGTGTGGAGAATTAAGCGTGAGTTCCAAGTCTCACGTTGCTTAGAAAAGTGGAGGTTGAGCACTTTATAAATGAGAGGAcccatacacctatcaccttaaggtttttggtgattatgtggtgtctctctcatTTGTTTGGGTGAGTCTTTGATCTTTAGGTGAGTGTTTGACCCGATGTGAATGCTTCCCCCTCAATGATGACCCAACACTTGGGAGCGTTAAAGAGATGGATTTTGAAGACGTTAATCCTTCCAAGAAGAAACTTGTTAATCCTTTCACAAATAATGCAACTATTATGTATTGGAACAAAATTGGATGAAAAGTTGAAGATGACCATCATGTAAAACATTAGTTGAGGCCTTAAATGATCAAAGAAAGAGGGGAAATCGAGAACTTCAAAGGTTAACACTACAACACTCAAGTTAATATTTGAGAGATGTGGAACTCTTGTAAGTGGAAGCAAGTGAATGCATGAATGCGACTAACTTATATATGAATGACGATTATAACCACTTGGTTGACGGGACTTGAATTACAGAGGACCATTAGATGCATATCAATAACTAAGATGAAAGCGAAAAATGCGCTCCTAAGCAATGCCCCATACTATCActattgttgtgaattcaatgccaaaaacaaagtataatagggaattagagaggataagaagaacacaagaattggttataactgctattctttcactttctcttagaacaagattacaagtttacaagaataacaaataacctctctcaccctaaattaggatttgcagcttagcaatgatgagagactagtatgctatttataataaaacctaacatactaactaatgggctttttcagcaaggcccattacacaagccaacttaataaacaagctaacttaacaaattagggtttaaacactaaaacctaatttaacatgctaacaactctagaatcttcgacatctgcatgctagacccatcttcgactacagcatgcacatttcgacaccagcatgtgaacaatccttcgacttcatgcttaactctgtcgaactgtcgaaccaagaagctacccttcgtcaatactagagttcgatccaatatctcacaactattataagcaaatatttgattttcagaTTCAATGAACAACTTATATATCTTGAACTTATATATTTTGTCTAGATATAATCTATATACataaattattcaataaatttaaaaataaaatatttgtttataataatGACGAGagtaatattttcatatatattattatacTATAATTTATATCTATAAatctttaaatttaaataatgttATCCTGCTCAATAACATTTTaactaatataaaatttaatttaattttaaatttatatcatataaataaattatttattctgTTAGTGAAACTTGCTAAAGTTAAattttatacaattttattttgtcaccgtatttataaattttattattttataaatttatattctctATGGTCTCTTATAATAAGAGAAGACTTACTTTTTAGCTTCATAAAATAAACAACGTATTTAGTCTTTATATtaaccaaatacattaattattaaatgaataaaaaaaataaaacttttcaAGATCACACAGtacaatttatttacacttttGCACACTTATTAAAcccaaataataatagtatttttttattcaaatgatCGTAACTACTATTTCACCCTTTGGATTCAATAAAAAGTATTAACCTGGGGGTTAAAAAACTTCGATTATGCAGCCAAATATAACCTTAAAAAACCATTTGAATACTgagatattttgttttttaattaataaaatttgttttaattcaaaataaaaaaaatgtacagATCGACGGTGGTCATGAGTCCAATTTAGATCTTGCGGCTAATAAGATCCAGGAACGGACGGAGATTAACCATAGTTGAAAATATCTCCGTTATATAAGAGCAATAGGTGTTACCCTTTCCCTTCGTGCTCTCACTCACTTCTAGGTGGATTCTAAATCCTCCTTTTCTTTATTTCCCATTTTAACCCTATCCCTAGGGTTTCGTTCCGTTCTTGATCCATTTCCATGGCTGATTCTGAGTACCGATGCTTTGTTGGTGGACTCGCCTGGGCCACCGACAACGACGCTCTCGACAAAGCGTTTTCCACCTTTGGCGAAATCGTCGAATCGAAGGTCCGTTTGTTGCTGGATCGGATCTGACACCAACCGGATTTGGAATTTCTCGATCCCGTTTGATCTGATCTGTTCCGTTCTGTTACTGTTACTCTCTGATCTGTTTTCCGTTACTTGAACTATGATACTTGTTACTATAATGATTCTTTTGTTATTCTAATCGGTACGTTCATCTTCATCTTTGAATCAAAGGCGAAGATCGATCGGTTACTATCATGTTTTTTGTTATCTATTTGATATTGTGAATTTGAGTTAGATCTGATgcgattattttcttttttgttgttgtttaggttATCCTTGATCGTGAAACTGGAAGATCGAGAGGATTTGGATTTGTTACGTTTGCATCGGAGCAGTCGATGAAAGATGCGATTGAAGGGATGAACGGCCAGGATCTAGATGGACGTAACATCACTGTGAACGAGGCGCAAAGCCGTGGCAGTGGTGGTGGCGGTGGAGGTGGATACCGTGGAGGAGGTGGTGGAGGATAtggaggtggaggtggtggtTACAACCGTGGTGGAGGAGGTGGTGGTTATGGAGGAGGTGGAGGAGGTGGTGGTTATGGAGGAGGTGGTGGACGTCGTGATGGTGGAGGTGGTGGATATGGTGGAGGAGGTGGTTATGGAGGTGGTGGTGGCGGATATGGTGGAGGAGGTGGACGGGACCGTGGTTATGGAGATGGTGGATCTCGGTACTCAagaggaggtggtggtggtggttctGAAGGAGACTGGAGGAGTTAAAGTTGCCTTGATTTAGATTTTTAGTGATTGAAATTGAAGATCTGTTCTATCTGTTATGTCTTATTGGTTATTGTAAGCGTTTTGAATTGGAATGTCGTCTGTGATTTTGAATATCTCTATTATGCTTTGGTAATTCATGTTTTTGACCTCTGTATTTGTGTAATATTTGTTCGTGGAAGAATATTTGTTCGTGAAAGAATAGTTGTCAGAAATTATGATCAacagatacaaaaatatttaatattgcaCTTAAAAAGTATAAAGTATAATAATGTTGAGGTTAAAGATAGGACACTCATCCTATTGAGATTCATCAATAAGCGACATgacatttttaaatataaaagtgTGATTTGACCCTTAAGATAATCGTGATCTTAACATAGTTGTGATTGATTGATActgtaaaattaaatataatagagTGATTTGCTATTTAACATGGTTGTGATCTtaacatggttgtgattggtttatAGTGTCTTAACATAGTTGTGATTTTTTACGGtgtatatttattgttttttttaatcaaagattGAATGCGATCGCTATGATCCCGCCCTCACAAAGACCAGAACAATAAACCTAAAGTTAAGGAAGTTAACATGGTTGTGATCTTAACatagttgtgattggttgatagtgtaaaattaaatataatagtgTGATTTGCTATTTAACATGGTCGtgtatatttattgttttttttaatcaaagattGGATGCGATCGCTAGGATCCAGCCCTCGTAAAGACAAGAACAACAAACCTAAAGTTAATGAAGTTAAGGCGATAAAAGGTTAGCTATACGTGGCCAAAGTTTAGGACTAGTCTATCCTTTATAAACTATACCATTCGGTAAAGCCAAACCTCATACACTGTTTTAGCTAGGGCCATACGCACCAAATCTGCTCTCCAGCCTTTACCCCGATAATGCAGCAGCACCCAATTCAGCTAGGGTCTGCTCTCCAGCCTTTACCCCGATAATGCAGCAGCAGCCAATTCAACTCATACGTCAAATTACCAGGATCATGGTGAATTCCCATCCAGTTAAGAACTGCTTTCCAAATCCTTTTTAGAACCACACAATCAAAGAACATGTGATCAATAGTCTCTTCTTGGTCACAAAACACACAAGTAGTAATGTTGATCATTCCCCATCGATGCAATCTCATGCGAGTTGGCAACTTCCTGTGACAGAGCATCCAAAGCGCAAAAACTGCTATAGGCCTAGCTTTGTTGTCGAGCACCAAATTATACCACACCCCATTTGAAATGCCCCCCTGCAGCATATTATAAATCTTCCTGCCATtacatttcttgtcttgtaacatAGTCATCCACAAAGTTTGCACATTTTGCACTAGATCCCTTTGCTGCAAGATAGCTTTAAACACCCCTGCATCAGAGGGCTTAATAGCTCTATTAATCACATTATCATGCTTGAGGTAATAAGAACGGATCCAACGCACCCATAGACTATCCATCTTGGCGTTGATATTCCACAGTAACTTGAGTAAGAAGATGCGATTCCACATCTCCATCTCCACAATACTGAGGTCGCCTTTATTCTTTGGCTTACAAATCTTCTCCCAAGCGactggactcttccagctagtgGTGTTACTACCTGTTCAAAGAAAAGTTCTACACAAAGCATCCActcttttcaaaacaactttaGGAAACATAAAACATTGCATCCACTAAGAAGATATAACATTCAACACACTTTTAATGAGCTGCAATTTTCCAGCTTAGCTAAGGAGCCTTGCACTCCAATGGTTTATCCTGCTCAGCAATTTGTCCAGAAGAGGCATATAATGGTTCATATTCAGATTTTTACTAGTAATTGGCACCCCTAAATACCTAAAAGGAAGAGAAACTTCCTTATAGGAAGTCATTTGGAGAGTGGCAACTTTAATCTGGATAGGAACTCCACCAAAATAAATTCTACTTTTGGAGGGACTGACTTTCAAACCTGTGGAATCAAGGAAGATGTGAAGAGTTTGTTGCATCAGCTCAACAGACCCCTGGTCACCCCTAGCAAAAAGCAGGAAATCATCAGCAAATGTGAGGTTAGTTATCTGAAGTCTCTCACATTTTGAATGGTGATTAAAGTTGGGATTTTCCTGCATTTGAACTAGCAGTCTGTTTAGATATTCCATGGTGATAACAAATAGAAGAGGGGACAAGGGATCCTCTTGTCTGATATCCCTTCTAGCTTCCATTCTATCAGTGTAAGCCCCATTAATCTTGAATCTATATGAAATCGTGGTCACAGTTGTCATAATCCAACTCACAAACTGTCTAGGCAAGCCAACCTCCTGCAAAATGCTTTCAAGAGACCCCCAATCCACCATATCATAAGCTTTTTGGAGATCAAGTTGGACCATACAACGAAGAGTGCCATTATTCCTATTATAGTCCTTGAGTAACTCAGCTGCCAGAAAAATATGGTTATGGATTTTCTGCCCAGGGACAAAAGCTGCTTGAAATTTTCTAATAATGGTGCCCAAAACACCTCCAAGTCTGGTTGTGAGAATTTTAGAAATCACTTTGTAGAATGTGGAACAACCAGCAATAGGTCTAAATTCTTTAATTATTTTAGCTGCATTGTGTTTAGGAATCAAGGTTACCATAGTCTCATTGAAAGCTCTAAGCATCACATTCTTACCAAAGAATTCCTCCACTACTGCTATCAGATCATGTTCAATAAGGTTCCAGTTAGTTTTGAAGAATTTGGCTCCATAGCCATCTACACCAGGGCTTTTGAGATCACCAATACCTCTAAGAGCTTTCTTGATTTCCTCAACAGTGATTGGAGCAATGAGACTGGCTCTTTGGGTCATTGACAGCTGAGGGCCTTTTCTCATAGCAGTAATATCAACCACCTTAATGTTGTTCTCCTTAGTGCCCATCAAATTCTTATAGTACTTACACATCTCTTGAACAATATCTTCAGGTTGAATGATAGGGGTACCATCTTCCTTGTAAAGAATGTTGAGATTGGTGCTTTGATGCTTTGCTTTGAGGGAAGCATGGAAATAGGCAGAATTGGAATCACCCTCTCTCAACCAATGTATTTTTGCTTTTTGTCTCAAAATCTGAACATTCAACTCGTGCCAATGAATAAGAGCCTCAGTACACACTTTGACCTTCTCTATCTTGTCAATGTTCATTCTATCAACAATAAGATTGTCCTGTGCCTGCAACAAATCAGTTTTGCCTGAGCAATAGACCTGGAGATATAAGAGAATTGCTTACTCAACCTAATTATAGGGGCCTGCAGTCTCAACAATTTATACTAGAGTTTAGCCATAGGTATTCCCTGAATAGGTTTATTCCACCTGGTGGTGACAGCAGCATGGTAACCCTCCACATGGACCACACTATTGGTAAAAGTGAAGTGAGTCTTGTGTCTAATATGGGTGGTATGATCATTCAAGCATAAAAGACAGTGGTCAGAAACACTTGGGGGCAGAATATCAAGAGACACATCAATGTTTGTCTGAAGCCAATCAATGTTACCAAGGACATGATCAATCCTTGAACATATAGTACCAACAATGTGCTTGTTAGTCCAAGTAAAATAATCTCCTATGTTGTCTTTCTCATAGAGCCCTGCAATATTCATCAAAAACTAAAGATCAATATATTCACTCTCAGGCACTAGGCTACGTCCAACTCTATCCATGGATTTGATCACATAATTGAAATCCCCAATGAGGAACCAAGGTCCCTGCTGGATATTATGAAGATTCTCTAAATCCTTCCATAAAATTCTCATTTGGTCAATATGATTTAAGGCATAAATAACAGTCATCCAGTTTAGGAAATTGCCATTAATGTCATACATTCCACAATGGATTATTTGTGAGGTGATTTTCACAATCCTAACATCAATATTCTTGTCATCCCACACTATCCAAATTCTCCCTATTAGCATGGTCATGATAGTTATCTAGGAATCTACCCCTCAAGTGAAGTTGTTCCCTGATCTTATTAGATTTGTCATACTTAACTCTAGTTTCAAGCAAAATAGCAATAGTAGGGTGAAGCTGAAGAAGACGGGAGCTAATCTCCCTAAGCTTTCCCATTTTATTTAACCCCCTAACATTCCAAGCCACAGTCATTGACCACTATCTACGGGCAGTAGAGTATCATTCACAATCTCTATTGCCTGAAACACATTCTCACATTGAATACTTCTTGGTGTTGTTGTCAAAGGTTGAATACCCTTACCTCTTTTGGTTCTGCTTGTGGTGTGCCAATCATATgctaattgttttgttttttattttgaaagaaagatgatttttttcttttcttacccGGTAGtgattttttgtttaaaaagtaattttttatttattatgatattaataTTATGGTCTATTTTCGTGTCAGAACTTATAAAAAAATTAGCTGTGTtgtaaatatgtaaaaaaaacaattagttGTGTtgtaaatatgtaaaaaaaaaaaaatagttgtgTTGTAAATATGTAAAATGTGTATCCACAATTTCTCTGTAAAACAAAAATGTGTAAATAtaaaatttttgaataatatttaggctctgtttggtaacacCAGAAAAAGAGCTTTTACTTTATTAGCTCATGTTAACAAAAAAACTCTGTTTGATAATTGTCATTTAACATTTAGCTTGTAgtttttttattaacttttagtttttttttccaaaagttaTTTAAAGTAGGTTTTaagcttgtagcttttagctagtaactttttatttcatttatatcctTATTATTGTACCAAAAATATagaggagaaaaaaaaaagaaggaaacataatcttcatcatttattttaaaatctaatggttcaaattcattcttatattttcatataaaaatgtcattctcatatgatacgttatatatatatatatatatatatatatatatatatatatatatatatatatatatatatatatatatatatatatatatatatatatataggagggatattcttactccaagagtaagttatcaagacttactcctcatcataaccattgattcttctcaatctaatggttaaaattaatgagtattatttttctctctccacatttaattacttattaattttaaccattagattgaaaagaatcaatggtcatgatgaggagtaagtcttgataacttactcttggagtaagaatatccctcctcatatatatatatatatatatatatatatatatatatatatatatatatatatatatatatatatatatatatatatatatatataaagcttCTCTAGTCTCCTTGTAACTCTTCTACTCTTTCAATGGGTTCCTTCTCTAGTCTCCTTGTAACTCTTCTCCTCTTTCACTTTCTCTGTTTTCACATTCTCTAACTTCTCTATTTCCcaattctcttttctctcttatttttagTTAACCCTTACGAACTTTTAATCACTAATGAGCTTAACAACCACACTCCCACTATTACTCATGCTAACACAACATAGGCCCAACTAACTATTTActcaattattttattattattattattattattattattattaataatattaatattattattattattattctccaACTTCAATAAAATATCATAACCTCTAATTAACACAAATTCACAAATAAACTATAGTTCTACCAAATTAttcataatcaaataattaaataaaataaacggacGTTAcaataagtgccaaattgtagttattttcgTATATTGTTTATGACATTTATcgtctctttttcctcaacttgtgCGTGAATTCGCATGTTTTTGTTAGATTTGTACATATTGTGTATaatttgagtttttgattcatttatgtattgTTGGATAGTTtttatgtctttttgtaggtaatCATGCAtggttggagcattgagtaataaagaccaaaggctaagcttcaagattgCAATGTTTAGCAAtttatcaaagaataaggctcaaaataaggatgataaaaataatcaatttagTTTTCATTTAGTCAATTTTAGTTATAGAATTTAataagctttctaacgcttcgaaccgcGTGCAAATCAAAGTTAcgattctcaagttatggccgaaacaagaTTTCAAGTTGCAGTAGACTGCGCTTAGCAAGCTCTCAGTGCCGCTAAGTAAGATCTGCGATTTCCAGACTCGTTAAAAAGggaaaaaatcacattttttaggttaCGAGTTGgatatttttgagtcccaacaccatcacctTCATTCTTTTGATAGAAAAGCTAGAAAACAACATTGGAGCTTGCATATGGATGATTCGGactcggatttctcatcaatcggagctgacaacccgtgaGATGTTTGATTCTTCTTTATTATTCTCTATGTATTTCTCTAtttattgggttttgtttgtaagcTTACTTTAAACCTATGTATATTTGTcgatcatggtgttgtataaaacttgctttacaaatcaatcTTGATgtcttccttgatctttttgcatttatgtttgggtttgtgttgttatagacatatacctcacaaatcttgattagggatgcatatctattagtttctagattctagagatagatttagagctaatatTTACTGTGagtatcgaagcttaatgcttctgtATTTAAGTTTCGAGcgagagatcgtcgacgcgagaatacagatgttctcgcaactttgcgttagagaCAATCTGAGTTGTGATCGTCTCCTTGATGCTTCAGAGATGaacactgatgtgagagatacgtgatgagtTTGACAAGTATTTTAGGTTGAGTGCAACTGATCGATAGGTCTAAGTTTGTGACGAGTAGTTTAAATTCATGCCTGAtaagtttctcctctccaaaaaatgcatttattttcttgttcatACGCTTTTACTTTAACCCATTCAAACCCAAATTCAGGAACGCGAGACTTGTCGAACGACAATTCAGTACCACTAATCCATGTGGAGACGATAAATTCTCGaaataatatttccaaatcttttgttgcttgccgctctacCGCTTCAACAATTAACGCTTCTGAATCTTTCAATATCAACAATTTTCTCCAAGTCTTCGTGTGTGGCAATCAACCCCTTGTTCCTATTGATTCCTTGAACGACGAATTGTCCGAAGATTTGAGAAAAATTCTGCCTTGTCTGTAGCCTTTCACACAGCCACTACCAAAGCAATTCGGAGAAATGAACCTCTTTCTTCTCATTGAACGTCTTCTTCTTTTACGGTCTTGGAAGATTGTGCATTTGCTCCTGATTTTCTTAACTTGTCATTTTTTAATGAACTAATTGAAGTAacttatattttatcatttttctctcaattcatcattttattaccttattttaaaataatttatatgttACAAATTAGCTCAAAAGTTAATTTTagcaaatattataaatttaatcaaGTAGGATGTATGTTATAAAGAATTTGGACGAACCCTATTCAATATGACATGCTCCTCTCAATCAGAATGACTTTGGAATGCCTCCTTACAGGTTACatgttattttaaaaatgaacATATTTTTGCTTCTAGGAGTATTAAACAACTTTTGATGGATTGGAAATTGGGCAGCAACAGTAATGAAATTCTACTTATGCATACAAATTTGTAAATCACAGTAAAGTTTTATACAGTATCACAATTCACAACTCAATATATCTGATGAAATTTGGAATATATTCCCATGTTTCAAATAGCCAGCTATAACCTTTTGGAATTTAGTAATAActtgaaaaaatccaaaaaaaatcaattccaaaaatctaAGAActgaataaaataacataatactATCAACTTTTTATCAGTTCAGAACATAGTATCACTGATGCTTGATAATGACTATTCCAACCTCAGATGTTTGCTTTGTCTAATCATCTAATAGTACTAAATTAACACTTACACGTAGATATTAAAAGGTAATTACATGTGTTGTTGCCACAAGGAGTGGCAAAACTAGTTCGATTCAGTGgacatatttttgttttatcgACATTTTTTCACAAGATAGATTAAGGTTATAGATTCACATCCTCTAATATTTCTGTCCCGTCCGTCGCGTTTTTTTGCCGGTGCAGAAATTAACATAATTGTTGTAATTTTTATGCTAAGAAGGTACAATATCTGTTGGCCTTCCCCGTCCCGCCCTAATTTTTTTGCGTGGCAAGCCAAAATTCTAAGCTCGCGCCTTACACAATGTCTGCTCTACTCCACCCTAATCTTTCTGCGTGGCGAGCCAAAAATTTAAGCACGCGCCTTACACAATTTCTGCTCTGCCCCATATTTTTCCAAGCTTTTGCGAGACATGATAAGGGGACGAGAATGTCTGATTGCCAATTGTCTAACATAAATGGATATCATATGTAATTATATATTGTTTTAGTACAttgaacatatttttaattttaagtgCATGCACTTAAGTTTTAACGTATAGTCTTATGAAGCTAATCAAGGTGAGTAACTTAAGTTGTAAAATATGAtgagaaaagggaaagaagaattGAAATCTGGAACCTGATTCATTGGAAATTGATTCTCTCATCTTGGCATGTAGTTGTACCTTTGTCCTTCTTCATTTTGTGGTTCCAATGTCGAAAAGGTCCACAATGTTTTTCAACTTTTAGCTATAGAGATTCTCTTATTAGCTACAACCCACTATCTTCAACCAATTTATATACACAACAATCATCACAACATTTTTCATACTGAAcaagttatatatattttttatattctcCTTCTTGCTTAGATCATTGAATTATCAATGTCTTCAAGTTGGActccaaaacaaaacaaattgtTCGAAAAAGCACTTGCGAAATTCGACAAAGATACCCCGGATCGTTGGCAAAATGTAGCGAAAGCGGTTGGTGGTAAATCAGTTGAGGAAGTTAAGAGACACTATGAGATACTCTTGGAGGATCTCAAACACATTGAGTCTGGTCATGTTCCTATTCCAAACTACAAGTCCACGTGAACCATGAACAATGTTGATGAAAAAAATATATCCTAAGGTAACGGTTTCTTCATTTTGTCACTATTTTATATTcatgattattaattatttacaCACTCATGATTTTATTCTTGCTTATGTTATATGCTTTTTGTTAGGCTTCTGAGGTATCTAAAGCTGAATGGATTTGAAGCAATGCAATGCATGTGTCCTCCATATGTTTCCACATCCACCATTGTAATTTTGATTATTTTCATTAATAAACTATTTCATTGTGCAAGAAAAAGTTTCTAGTTAAGTGTTTTCAATGACTCTTTTATGGCAAATCTGAAATCATGCAAAAATTGTCACTTTTAATTCTCCTAATTATGACATGCATGGTTAGAATATTAAAGTTTTATTTTAGTATATAACATCAATTATGTGTATAAATTTATAGCcgttcttattattttatttctcgacaaaaaaaaaaaagaatttaaaccTTCTATAAAtggaattttaatatatatttttaaattcttaacatataaaaattattaatttgatTCTTAGACTTAAGAAGTACATTTTTATAAAAGAATTATTCAACACACATTTTCAGATTCAGATGTCAAAACGGATCATCTAAAATTAAATATGTGAGTCTTAATTGGTGTCACTTTATCAAGTGCAAATTA
Encoded proteins:
- the LOC131660393 gene encoding glycine-rich RNA-binding protein GRP1A-like — its product is MADSEYRCFVGGLAWATDNDALDKAFSTFGEIVESKVILDRETGRSRGFGFVTFASEQSMKDAIEGMNGQDLDGRNITVNEAQSRGSGGGGGGGYRGGGGGGYGGGGGGYNRGGGGGGYGGGGGGGGYGGGGGRRDGGGGGYGGGGGYGGGGGGYGGGGGRDRGYGDGGSRYSRGGGGGGSEGDWRS
- the LOC131657602 gene encoding uncharacterized protein LOC131657602 yields the protein MTVAWNVRGLNKMGKLREISSRLLQLHPTIAILLETRVKYDKSNKIREQLHLRGRFLDNYHDHANRENLDRLYEKDNIGDYFTWTNKHIVGTICSRIDHVLGNIDWLQTNIDVSLDILPPSVSDHCLLCLNDHTTHIRHKTHFTFTNSVVHVEGYHAAVYCSGKTDLLQAQDNLIVDRMNIDKIEKVKVCTEALIHWHELNVQILRQKAKIHWLREGDSNSAYFHASLKAKHQSTNLNILYKEDGTPIIQPEDIVQEMCKYYKNLMGTKENNIKVVDITAMRKGPQLSMTQRASLIAPITVEEIKKALRGIGDLKSPGVDGYGAKFFKTNWNLIEHDLIAVVEEFFGKNVMLRAFNETMVTLIPKHNAAKIIKEFRPIAGCSTFYKVISKILTTRLGGVLGTIIRKFQAAFVPGQKIHNHIFLAAELLKDYNRNNGTLRCMVQLDLQKAYDMVDWGSLESILQEVGLPRQFVSWIMTTVTTISYRFKINGAYTDRMEARRDIRQEDPLSPLLFVITMEYLNRLLVQMQENPNFNHHSKCERLQITNLTFADDFLLFARGDQGSVELMQQTLHIFLDSTGSNTTSWKSPVAWEKICKPKNKGDLSIVEMEMWNRIFLLKLLWNINAKMDSLWVRWIRSYYLKHDNVINRAIKPSDAGVFKAILQQRDLVQNVQTLWMTMLQDKKCNGRKIYNMLQGGISNGVWYNLVLDNKARPIAVFALWMLCHRKLPTRMRLHRWGMINITTCVFCDQEETIDHMFFDCVVLKRIWKAVLNWMGIHHDPGNLTYELNWLLLHYRGKGWRADPS
- the LOC131654972 gene encoding protein RADIALIS-like 6, translating into MSSSWTPKQNKLFEKALAKFDKDTPDRWQNVAKAVGGKSVEEVKRHYEILLEDLKHIESGHVPIPNYKST